From a region of the Burkholderia lata genome:
- the tssM gene encoding type VI secretion system membrane subunit TssM, translating to MKKILSFLRSRHLWAVVTVIVAAAAIWFAGPMVSFGGLNPLASVGIRLTLIALVLAVWILWLIDWSTSIVFVALLCLAIWYAFPLVTLAGKPLFASVMARMLSMAGVVFVYAVAMSIRWWKRIRRHPGQLRRLLRLGKRGVRPLAASRLVEIEDMARTAIKQLKARRGGACRLARLFRGPAYLYDVPWYAVLGSKGSGKTTALSNAGLAFPLDGQLQHSLAPDDARALPGWRITNEAVLIDTAGHYVRHGTSRYRLTAELSDTRNEGTRNKRPTDTSTAREQTDAAEWKGFLRLLRRIRPRLPLNGVLLTINVAALTHADLNVRAAESRALRARLDEMQAEFGTEFPVWLIVTKLDRLPGFTDYFASLEELERAQIWGVTLRSDPEGRTANTVKTELNLLASRLADGVSGLLRNEADVARRRRLAMLPEAFSALVNPLADLIGQVSVEGDKSAPAVPNSMLRGVYLTSASQTGQHVVADRKTLLQRMIGASGAQSNDRRGERGETSYFLRDLFVGIVFREGHLACPNRNREHRARLQRWLGHSLVWLIAVGLGANLWSTFTVERTALATLGQKARSLAALLARSDLSTGPERVPMVLDSANELLRDTTRLVANPDVAFRFDADRFDMIESGSRHVYEALSEQVVLPNIVRRMEAVINDAAASGDAAAAYDTLRVYLMLYDRARFNANDVRMWVLEDWARYDSAAMFGGRAAMIDHVQRLFSEGHVVQSPLSRNERLIRQARTFLDGSNPVDRLYQRAKAAMLKHAPDEFSLLRVVGPQAGVVFTRASGASLSGGVPGLFTLDGYRAMFDKRLPEFLQKASDDDAWVMGRRTLGDSPGNSAGVLNASSRDGGALSMAIRRLYLAEYAQQWDAFLDDIRVVSGTSLAFSLKVLRTFAAPDSPLTRLARAAARETTLTQPLARADGSFLERATDAVNQQAEKILGPRASEQVERELVDSHFAALREVVTGHADVLSDTQLSSSPAEKTGLDGVTDLLNDYYTTLTISDNALLNNSMPPKSESAAKLKMTADTMPAPFRAVLRQLAVDGSRGVNQGIGQLLSRQMQAVVADTCRMTIEGNYPFSPDSKRDVSIDDFTRVFAQGGVIDDFFTKTLAPFVDTAAKPWRYRTLPGATEPVQGPDLEPFEHAKAIRDIFFNDSDRKKPGWKADIRIPELDPTIMSLSLDLDGHTILYRHGPVAPFTVTWPGPRGGVHAQIMASPPIRPDTSTIAADGPWALMRVLRKGRVVEAAAPGRTRITFSFDGREAALDIASAGSVANPLTSDVLTTFRCPSTMPMFNLPDSGPPVGLSRGSIPVVQKGERAAMSLTTVLQAKGNR from the coding sequence ATGAAGAAGATTCTCTCGTTTCTACGCTCGCGTCATCTATGGGCAGTCGTGACGGTGATCGTTGCTGCTGCCGCGATCTGGTTTGCGGGGCCAATGGTGAGTTTCGGTGGGCTGAATCCACTCGCGTCGGTCGGCATTCGACTGACTTTGATCGCCTTGGTGCTCGCCGTATGGATCCTGTGGCTGATCGACTGGTCGACGAGCATTGTTTTCGTCGCGCTGCTCTGTCTCGCGATCTGGTATGCCTTTCCACTTGTGACGTTGGCCGGCAAACCGCTATTTGCATCCGTGATGGCCCGCATGCTGTCAATGGCCGGTGTTGTGTTCGTGTATGCCGTGGCTATGTCGATCCGATGGTGGAAGCGCATACGCCGGCATCCGGGCCAGCTCAGGCGTTTGCTTCGACTCGGTAAGCGTGGCGTCCGGCCGCTGGCCGCATCGCGCCTGGTGGAGATCGAAGACATGGCCAGGACAGCGATCAAGCAGTTGAAAGCCCGGCGCGGGGGGGCCTGCAGATTGGCGCGACTGTTTCGAGGGCCAGCGTATCTCTACGATGTGCCGTGGTATGCCGTGCTGGGCTCGAAGGGTTCGGGCAAGACCACGGCGCTGTCAAACGCGGGCCTGGCATTCCCGCTTGATGGACAACTTCAGCATTCGCTCGCGCCCGATGACGCCCGGGCTTTGCCGGGTTGGCGGATAACCAACGAGGCCGTGCTGATTGATACGGCTGGCCACTACGTCCGGCACGGCACGTCGCGCTACCGTCTGACAGCGGAACTGTCGGATACCCGGAATGAGGGGACACGCAACAAGCGGCCGACCGACACAAGCACTGCCCGCGAGCAGACCGATGCGGCGGAATGGAAAGGATTTCTTCGACTGCTTCGCCGTATCCGGCCCCGACTGCCGCTGAATGGCGTGCTGTTGACAATCAATGTCGCTGCCTTGACGCACGCGGATCTCAACGTACGCGCGGCCGAGAGCCGCGCATTGCGGGCGCGGCTCGATGAGATGCAAGCCGAGTTCGGGACTGAATTTCCCGTCTGGCTGATTGTCACGAAGTTAGACCGGTTGCCGGGCTTCACTGACTATTTCGCGTCACTCGAGGAACTGGAGCGTGCGCAGATATGGGGCGTGACGTTGCGGTCCGACCCGGAGGGGCGGACGGCCAATACGGTCAAGACGGAACTGAACCTGCTCGCGTCGCGTCTCGCAGATGGCGTGAGTGGTCTGCTTCGCAATGAAGCCGATGTGGCACGTCGTCGCCGTCTGGCGATGCTGCCAGAGGCATTTTCGGCACTCGTGAACCCGTTGGCAGACCTGATCGGGCAAGTGTCCGTCGAGGGCGACAAGAGTGCGCCAGCGGTACCGAATTCAATGCTCCGAGGTGTTTACCTGACGAGCGCAAGTCAGACCGGCCAGCACGTCGTCGCGGATCGGAAAACGCTGTTGCAACGCATGATCGGCGCATCCGGTGCGCAGTCGAATGACAGGCGAGGAGAGCGTGGCGAAACCAGCTACTTCCTGCGCGACCTGTTTGTCGGGATCGTATTTCGCGAGGGGCATCTCGCATGTCCGAACCGGAATCGGGAGCATCGTGCGCGACTGCAGCGGTGGCTGGGACACTCGCTTGTGTGGCTGATCGCCGTGGGGTTAGGTGCAAATCTCTGGAGCACCTTCACCGTGGAACGGACGGCCCTTGCTACGCTAGGACAAAAGGCACGCTCACTGGCCGCGCTGCTTGCACGAAGCGACCTTTCTACTGGTCCTGAGCGTGTTCCGATGGTGTTGGACAGTGCAAACGAATTGTTGCGTGACACAACGCGCCTCGTCGCCAATCCCGACGTCGCATTTCGATTCGACGCGGACCGGTTCGACATGATCGAGTCTGGAAGTCGTCACGTATACGAGGCTCTGTCGGAGCAGGTTGTATTGCCGAACATAGTCCGCAGGATGGAGGCCGTGATTAACGACGCCGCGGCGAGCGGTGATGCCGCGGCTGCGTACGATACGTTGCGCGTGTACCTGATGCTCTACGACAGGGCACGGTTCAACGCGAACGACGTCAGGATGTGGGTGCTGGAGGATTGGGCACGTTACGACAGTGCGGCAATGTTCGGTGGGCGCGCCGCAATGATCGATCACGTGCAGCGACTGTTCTCCGAGGGACACGTGGTGCAGTCGCCACTGTCCCGTAACGAACGGCTTATCCGGCAGGCGCGTACATTTCTCGATGGCAGCAATCCAGTCGATCGTCTGTATCAGCGCGCGAAAGCGGCGATGTTGAAACACGCGCCCGACGAGTTTTCACTGCTGCGCGTGGTTGGACCACAAGCAGGTGTCGTGTTTACGCGGGCCAGCGGAGCATCGTTGTCCGGCGGCGTACCAGGACTCTTTACGCTGGACGGATATCGGGCGATGTTCGACAAACGCCTGCCGGAGTTTCTTCAGAAGGCAAGCGACGACGATGCCTGGGTTATGGGGCGTCGGACGCTGGGTGATTCCCCGGGAAATTCGGCTGGGGTGCTGAACGCGTCGAGTCGAGATGGGGGCGCGCTGTCGATGGCGATCAGGCGCCTGTACCTGGCGGAGTACGCTCAACAATGGGATGCGTTTCTTGACGACATTCGTGTCGTCAGCGGAACGAGCCTTGCCTTCAGCTTGAAGGTGCTGCGGACTTTCGCTGCACCAGATTCACCGCTGACGCGTCTCGCACGCGCGGCGGCACGCGAAACGACGCTGACACAGCCATTGGCGAGAGCAGACGGCTCCTTCCTTGAAAGAGCGACCGACGCCGTCAACCAGCAGGCCGAAAAGATACTGGGACCTCGCGCGTCGGAACAGGTTGAGCGCGAGTTGGTCGATAGCCATTTCGCGGCATTGCGTGAGGTCGTGACTGGCCATGCCGATGTGTTGTCGGATACGCAGTTGTCCAGCTCCCCTGCGGAGAAAACGGGCCTGGATGGCGTCACCGATCTGTTGAACGATTACTACACGACACTCACGATTTCCGACAATGCGCTGTTGAACAACAGCATGCCGCCGAAAAGCGAGAGTGCTGCAAAGCTCAAGATGACGGCTGACACGATGCCGGCGCCGTTCCGGGCAGTCTTGCGTCAACTCGCTGTCGATGGCTCACGTGGCGTGAATCAGGGTATCGGCCAGTTACTGTCGCGCCAGATGCAGGCGGTAGTTGCAGACACCTGTCGAATGACGATCGAAGGCAACTATCCGTTCTCGCCTGATAGCAAGCGTGACGTCAGCATTGACGATTTCACTCGGGTGTTTGCACAAGGCGGCGTGATCGACGATTTCTTCACGAAAACGCTTGCACCGTTCGTCGACACGGCCGCGAAGCCGTGGCGCTACCGGACGCTGCCGGGCGCGACTGAACCCGTGCAGGGGCCGGACCTGGAACCGTTCGAGCATGCGAAGGCGATCCGCGACATTTTCTTCAACGATTCTGATCGGAAGAAACCGGGCTGGAAGGCTGACATCCGAATTCCTGAACTCGACCCGACGATCATGAGCCTGTCGCTCGACCTCGACGGACACACGATACTCTACCGACATGGTCCAGTCGCGCCTTTCACGGTGACATGGCCGGGACCGCGTGGCGGTGTCCACGCTCAGATCATGGCGAGCCCGCCCATCCGGCCAGACACGTCGACGATCGCCGCAGACGGGCCGTGGGCGCTGATGCGGGTGCTCCGGAAAGGTCGTGTGGTCGAGGCAGCTGCACCTGGCCGCACGCGAATCACGTTCAGTTTTGACGGTCGGGAAGCGGCACTCGACATCGCGAGCGCGGGAAGTGTCGCGAACCCGCTGACAAGCGATGTGCTGACGACGTTCCGGTGTCCGAGCACGATGCCTATGTTCAATCTGCCGGACAGTGGCCCTCCGGTGGGGCTGTCGCGCGGATCGATTCCGGTGGTCCAGAAAGGGGAGCGTGCCGCGATGTCTTTAACAACCGTGTTGCAAGCCAAGGGTAATCGATGA
- the icmH gene encoding type IVB secretion system protein IcmH/DotU, whose translation MGPISPPEDEQTRLAAVLGHRNALLEASRVLLRALVDMPELIGIGHDERLRDLLMDEVRVYERLCVRANVCSEHMIGARYCLCTALDEAAMRVLASRGDTSGSVAWAAGALTQRIGEDNQGGSKIYALSLRLLKDDADHWPLLEVIYRIFSLGFEGRYPHGRKFGVHDRIQERIYNAIAVNLPPVPHALSPQAQSTVSIRQTFHFEIPVWMSVTLLSVTFCALYAFCRIELDVQADDVQRQLSSIARSATTGSAIEPPRASPAR comes from the coding sequence TTGGGACCGATTTCGCCGCCCGAGGACGAGCAAACCAGGCTGGCTGCGGTACTGGGGCACCGCAATGCTCTGCTGGAGGCAAGCAGGGTGCTGCTTCGAGCGCTGGTGGATATGCCGGAGCTAATCGGCATCGGCCATGACGAACGCTTGCGCGACCTGCTGATGGACGAAGTTCGCGTGTACGAGCGCCTTTGTGTGCGGGCCAACGTCTGCAGCGAACACATGATCGGCGCACGATATTGCCTGTGTACGGCGCTGGACGAGGCCGCAATGCGCGTACTTGCATCGCGAGGCGATACGTCGGGGAGTGTCGCATGGGCTGCCGGAGCGCTGACTCAGCGTATTGGAGAAGACAACCAGGGCGGCTCGAAGATCTATGCACTGTCGCTGCGGCTGTTGAAAGACGACGCCGATCACTGGCCATTGCTCGAGGTGATCTACCGGATTTTCAGCCTGGGATTTGAAGGTCGGTATCCACATGGCAGGAAGTTTGGCGTGCACGACCGCATTCAAGAGCGAATCTACAACGCGATTGCCGTGAATCTTCCACCTGTTCCACACGCGCTCTCACCTCAAGCGCAATCTACCGTATCGATTCGACAAACATTCCATTTCGAAATCCCGGTGTGGATGTCTGTGACCTTGCTGTCGGTGACGTTCTGCGCGCTGTATGCCTTCTGCCGTATTGAGTTGGACGTGCAAGCGGACGACGTGCAGCGACAACTCTCCAGCATTGCGCGTTCAGCGACGACGGGCAGTGCGATCGAGCCACCGAGGGCCAGTCCGGCACGGTAG
- a CDS encoding PAAR domain-containing protein, which translates to MPASVATLGTLTTHGGVVTSASAGVAINGRPAACVGDSVSCPLHGPGVITKGGSGTINGRQIAHHGSDTSCGGTLIVSDAGPTV; encoded by the coding sequence ATGCCAGCTTCCGTCGCAACTCTCGGCACATTGACCACTCATGGCGGCGTCGTCACATCAGCCAGCGCGGGCGTCGCAATCAACGGACGTCCCGCAGCATGCGTAGGCGATTCCGTGTCGTGCCCATTGCATGGTCCGGGTGTCATTACCAAAGGTGGTTCCGGCACAATCAACGGCCGTCAAATTGCTCATCATGGCAGTGACACGAGTTGCGGTGGAACGCTGATCGTGTCCGATGCTGGTCCTACGGTTTGA
- a CDS encoding RHS repeat-associated core domain-containing protein produces MTRRLAHAVDNPIRFPGQYYDRESGLHYNRFRYCDPQVGRYINQDPIGLKGGANSYVYAHNPVTLSDPLGLQSTGPVLLGMGNLYRSEVTLPSVLLVQNSDLAGTLNNITNLPFPSDVLPPGQSVGVNFPWQEPEMYCASGYYEDEVFPNNKATDDSKLTCKARAQSLTQRFSVRGADRGNFVCTRKALR; encoded by the coding sequence GTGACCCGGAGACTGGCGCATGCCGTTGACAATCCGATACGGTTTCCGGGGCAATACTACGATCGGGAGTCGGGGCTGCACTACAACCGATTCCGGTACTGCGATCCTCAAGTGGGGCGGTATATCAATCAGGATCCGATTGGGTTAAAGGGTGGGGCAAATAGCTATGTATATGCTCACAATCCAGTTACTTTAAGTGATCCATTAGGATTGCAGTCAACCGGGCCTGTGCTGTTGGGAATGGGAAATCTATATCGATCAGAGGTGACTCTTCCGTCTGTGTTGCTAGTGCAAAATTCTGACCTGGCGGGTACGCTTAACAATATAACAAATCTTCCTTTTCCATCTGATGTGCTTCCGCCGGGGCAATCGGTGGGAGTGAATTTTCCTTGGCAGGAGCCGGAGATGTACTGTGCTTCTGGGTATTACGAGGATGAAGTATTTCCGAATAACAAGGCAACCGACGATTCAAAGTTGACTTGCAAAGCGAGGGCGCAAAGCTTGACGCAGCGGTTTTCGGTAAGAGGGGCTGATAGAGGAAATTTTGTTTGTACGAGAAAGGCTTTGAGATGA
- a CDS encoding RHS domain-containing protein, with translation MTDHLGTPQKLYDEQREVV, from the coding sequence GTGACGGATCACCTGGGCACGCCGCAGAAACTGTACGACGAACAGCGCGAGGTGGTGTGA
- the tssF gene encoding type VI secretion system baseplate subunit TssF → MNPHLLDAYNRELLYFNELMEEFVHAHPKIARRLGMHAGEIADPFVERLVQAASFTTARLQLKLDAEFPLLTSRLLETIYPNYVAPTPSIAVARLYPNEQEGNLLEGFCVPRDTEFASRVPDGERTSCTFRSGLDVMLYPLEIVSARLIGVPPDIPSIERYSVAHKPVRGALRLRLRTTGEARFEELRGLDRLPVYLAGDEGVASRLFELIHAGAVATVTGVPDRFADPNQARGIVSAQAVEYTGLATDESLLPLAGAKFHGHNLLHEYAACPARFWFFALAGLNAGLRHVTGREAEIVILLDRFDSALAEHVDASRFALFCTPVINLFRRKTDPAEIPCTGGEILLQPDRQNGSDYEVFAVEALHGFVSKGAASLEFRPLYRALTNDENNHGRYFTTRREHGRAKASYRRYGARTTYVGTDFFVSLVDQNEQSYPQIMKYLAVDAWLTNCDLPSLLAPNGVTDLTIGISAPLSSAGLIRAPSPARAPLAQRDIAWRLIGQLNLGYGTLEAGDGSGLRDILALFAADDDVRYRRQIDSLIRVDAHPVTKKLPGQNQLRFGRGIECVLTVDETGFDGMSPYLFGVILEHYLARHVSTHSFTQSVLRSTQRGELMRWPIRTGTRSAL, encoded by the coding sequence ATGAACCCTCATCTCCTTGATGCCTACAATCGGGAATTGCTCTATTTCAACGAGCTAATGGAGGAGTTTGTCCATGCGCATCCCAAAATTGCGCGTCGTCTGGGCATGCATGCCGGTGAGATTGCCGATCCATTTGTCGAGCGTCTGGTGCAGGCAGCGAGTTTTACAACCGCTCGACTGCAATTGAAGCTGGATGCCGAATTTCCCCTGCTGACCAGCCGGCTACTCGAAACCATCTATCCGAACTACGTCGCCCCGACGCCTTCGATTGCGGTGGCGCGTCTCTATCCCAATGAGCAGGAGGGCAATTTGCTCGAGGGATTTTGCGTACCGCGTGACACGGAGTTCGCGAGCCGCGTCCCGGACGGCGAACGCACGTCCTGCACCTTCCGTAGCGGTCTGGATGTGATGTTGTATCCGTTGGAGATCGTTTCGGCGAGGTTGATAGGGGTTCCACCGGATATTCCATCGATAGAACGGTATAGCGTCGCACACAAGCCCGTTCGCGGGGCGCTGCGTCTCAGGCTCCGGACTACGGGCGAAGCGCGATTCGAAGAGTTGCGCGGCCTGGATCGATTGCCCGTCTATCTGGCAGGCGACGAAGGCGTCGCTTCACGGCTGTTCGAGTTGATCCATGCCGGCGCTGTGGCAACCGTGACCGGAGTGCCGGACCGCTTCGCTGATCCGAATCAAGCACGCGGGATTGTGTCCGCTCAGGCGGTCGAATACACCGGGCTGGCTACCGACGAGAGTCTGCTGCCGTTGGCCGGGGCGAAGTTTCACGGCCATAACCTGCTGCACGAATATGCGGCGTGCCCCGCGCGCTTCTGGTTTTTCGCGCTGGCGGGTCTGAATGCGGGATTGCGACACGTGACCGGTCGTGAAGCAGAAATCGTCATATTGCTGGATCGCTTCGACAGTGCACTGGCCGAGCACGTCGACGCATCCCGCTTTGCACTCTTCTGTACACCGGTCATCAACCTGTTTCGTCGCAAGACCGATCCTGCCGAGATTCCGTGCACGGGCGGCGAAATCCTGTTGCAACCCGACAGGCAGAACGGTTCGGACTATGAGGTGTTCGCGGTGGAAGCGCTGCACGGCTTTGTGAGCAAAGGTGCGGCATCGCTCGAGTTCCGGCCGCTGTACCGGGCGCTGACGAACGATGAAAACAATCACGGGCGCTACTTCACGACGCGCCGCGAGCACGGAAGGGCGAAGGCGTCATATCGTCGCTATGGTGCTCGTACCACGTACGTCGGGACGGATTTTTTCGTTTCGTTGGTCGATCAAAATGAGCAGTCCTATCCACAGATCATGAAATATCTGGCGGTAGATGCGTGGCTGACGAACTGCGATCTGCCGAGCCTGCTGGCGCCCAATGGCGTCACGGATCTGACTATCGGGATCAGTGCCCCGTTAAGCAGTGCGGGGCTCATTCGTGCACCAAGCCCGGCACGCGCGCCGCTTGCTCAGCGGGACATCGCATGGCGGCTGATCGGCCAGTTGAATCTCGGCTACGGCACCTTGGAGGCTGGTGACGGGAGCGGACTGCGCGACATCCTTGCTTTGTTCGCTGCTGACGACGATGTGCGCTACCGCCGCCAGATCGACAGCCTGATCCGCGTAGATGCGCATCCCGTGACGAAGAAACTACCCGGCCAGAATCAGTTGCGATTCGGTCGAGGCATCGAGTGCGTGCTGACGGTGGATGAAACCGGCTTCGATGGCATGAGCCCCTATCTCTTCGGGGTGATCCTCGAGCATTACCTGGCGCGCCACGTTTCGACACATTCTTTTACTCAATCCGTGTTGCGTTCGACGCAGCGCGGCGAGTTGATGCGCTGGCCGATTCGAACAGGGACGCGCAGCGCACTCTGA
- a CDS encoding DUF4865 family protein — protein sequence MLTAYYVHRLPADYDLDIIRNRVRERGRLWDDTPDLVFKGFLLREAGRYGATENGYASLYLWRNEQAFARFVTDGRYRVVTDSFGRAPIDVQVALDARKGSASTGRFVRLEAVDIPADADLDATLAQEVARNREVAARQGTVAAAVSLDPLRWRLTRVLVSEHEPDNGGAGTVYQVLHLARPLLDTLEGSGV from the coding sequence ATGCTGACCGCGTACTACGTGCACCGCCTGCCGGCGGACTACGACCTCGACATCATCCGCAATCGCGTGCGCGAGCGCGGCAGGCTCTGGGACGACACGCCGGATCTGGTGTTCAAGGGGTTCCTGCTGCGCGAGGCGGGCCGCTACGGTGCGACGGAAAACGGCTACGCATCGCTTTATCTGTGGCGCAATGAACAGGCGTTCGCCCGGTTCGTCACGGACGGCCGCTATCGGGTCGTGACGGACAGCTTCGGACGCGCGCCGATCGACGTGCAGGTCGCGCTCGACGCGCGCAAGGGCAGTGCGTCGACGGGACGCTTTGTGCGACTGGAAGCCGTCGATATTCCGGCGGATGCAGACCTCGATGCGACGCTGGCACAGGAGGTCGCACGCAATCGCGAAGTGGCGGCGCGGCAGGGTACGGTCGCGGCGGCCGTCAGCCTCGATCCGCTGCGCTGGCGGCTGACGCGAGTACTCGTCTCGGAGCACGAGCCGGACAACGGCGGCGCGGGCACGGTATACCAGGTCCTGCATCTGGCCCGGCCGTTGCTCGATACGCTTGAAGGGAGCGGGGTGTGA
- a CDS encoding LysR family transcriptional regulator — MKTLDIEAVQAFVLTADLKSFTRAAEAMDTTQSAVSLKIKRLEDGLGRRLLERTPRQVRLSADGTAFLEPARELVAAHQGAIGAFGAGQRRLVIGVSHHVVGADLPMLLRRMSEAEPGLVLEIRVAASRDVLDAFDRGQLDAAVALQHDSRRLDGETLLSESFGWMAATDFEYHPPQPLRLATQAEPCSVRRMAIGALDEGGVAWTEVFVGGGVATIGAAVSAGLAVAALGHRVAPVGTIDVGARYGLPPLPTRDVVLYSNLTDARARQALRTLGAALRSSVGVR, encoded by the coding sequence ATGAAAACACTCGACATCGAAGCCGTGCAGGCATTCGTACTGACCGCCGACCTCAAGAGCTTCACGCGGGCGGCCGAGGCGATGGACACGACGCAGTCCGCGGTGAGCCTGAAGATCAAGCGGCTTGAAGACGGCCTCGGCCGCCGCCTGCTGGAACGCACGCCGCGGCAGGTTCGCCTGTCGGCCGACGGCACCGCGTTCCTGGAACCCGCGCGCGAGCTCGTGGCCGCTCACCAGGGCGCGATCGGCGCGTTCGGCGCCGGCCAGCGGCGGCTGGTGATCGGCGTGAGCCATCACGTCGTCGGCGCCGATTTGCCGATGCTGCTTCGGCGCATGAGCGAAGCGGAACCGGGGCTCGTGCTGGAGATCCGGGTCGCGGCATCGCGCGACGTGCTCGACGCGTTCGACCGCGGCCAGCTCGACGCCGCCGTCGCGCTACAGCACGACAGCCGGCGGCTTGACGGCGAAACCCTCTTGTCGGAGTCGTTCGGCTGGATGGCCGCGACCGATTTCGAGTACCATCCGCCGCAACCGCTGCGGCTCGCGACGCAGGCCGAGCCATGCAGCGTACGCCGCATGGCGATCGGCGCGCTGGACGAAGGCGGTGTCGCGTGGACGGAAGTATTCGTCGGCGGCGGCGTGGCGACGATCGGTGCGGCGGTGTCCGCAGGACTGGCCGTCGCCGCGCTCGGGCATCGCGTGGCACCCGTCGGGACGATCGACGTGGGCGCGCGATACGGGCTGCCGCCCTTGCCGACGCGCGACGTGGTGCTCTACTCGAACCTGACCGATGCACGGGCCAGGCAAGCGCTGCGCACGCTGGGCGCCGCGCTGCGGTCGTCGGTCGGCGTGCGGTGA
- a CDS encoding DUF2625 domain-containing protein, with protein MRPLDELINERESALPTLVEWAAAAGHRCEILPASDRCGDVLSALQVSTRSTLGTIAYSTGGVLVDGGYLRLLGSGHPRLPRDIVGWNNGRSSDFLLIADDAVGGFFALNGGALGDDTGSVYYLAPDTLGWEPLEIGYSDFVQWSLSENLDDFYASLRWPGWQAEVQHLATDQGFSFYPFLWTKEGSVEHSSRKAVSVSELYALHADPGSTASRQS; from the coding sequence ATGCGTCCGCTGGACGAGCTGATCAACGAACGCGAGTCGGCGCTCCCGACTTTAGTCGAGTGGGCTGCGGCAGCCGGTCACCGCTGCGAAATACTGCCCGCATCCGATCGGTGTGGCGACGTTCTGTCCGCACTTCAGGTATCCACCCGATCGACCTTGGGAACAATCGCTTATTCGACCGGCGGCGTCTTGGTGGACGGCGGCTACCTTCGTCTGCTCGGCTCGGGCCATCCGAGGCTGCCCAGAGACATCGTCGGCTGGAATAACGGGCGATCGTCCGATTTCCTGTTGATTGCGGACGACGCCGTCGGTGGATTCTTCGCATTGAACGGCGGCGCACTCGGCGACGACACGGGTTCGGTGTACTACCTTGCACCCGACACCTTGGGATGGGAGCCCCTCGAGATCGGATACAGCGACTTCGTACAGTGGTCACTCAGCGAGAACCTGGATGACTTCTATGCGAGCCTGCGCTGGCCGGGCTGGCAAGCTGAGGTCCAGCATCTGGCGACGGATCAAGGCTTCAGCTTTTATCCGTTCCTGTGGACCAAAGAAGGATCGGTTGAACACAGCAGTCGCAAGGCGGTAAGCGTGTCCGAGCTCTATGCCCTTCATGCCGATCCTGGATCCACCGCGTCACGGCAGTCGTGA
- a CDS encoding IMPACT family protein encodes MMYSLATTYIRELEIRKSRFIAYAIPVDDRDAAMQALQRLREEHPTATHVCWALLAGGQSGMSDDGEPSGTAGRPILEVLRHHDLDGVLGAVVRYYGGVKLGAGGLVRAYTDAIASALLDAERIERIRYTRLAIEIGYPEEARVRRWIEQAGYELVDSAYGMTVKLVIKLPETANANARTELFDLTQGRSGFPDL; translated from the coding sequence ATGATGTACTCGCTCGCCACCACTTACATCCGCGAACTCGAGATCCGCAAGAGCCGCTTCATCGCGTACGCGATTCCCGTCGACGACCGCGACGCCGCGATGCAGGCACTGCAGCGCCTGCGCGAAGAACACCCGACGGCCACGCATGTGTGCTGGGCATTGCTGGCAGGCGGCCAATCGGGGATGTCGGACGACGGCGAGCCGTCGGGCACGGCGGGCCGCCCGATCCTGGAAGTACTGCGCCATCACGATCTCGACGGCGTGCTCGGCGCGGTCGTGCGTTACTACGGCGGCGTGAAGCTCGGCGCAGGCGGCTTGGTACGCGCGTACACCGATGCAATCGCGTCGGCGCTGCTCGATGCCGAGCGCATCGAGCGCATCCGCTACACGCGGCTCGCGATCGAGATCGGCTATCCCGAGGAGGCGCGCGTGCGCCGCTGGATCGAACAGGCGGGTTATGAACTGGTGGACAGCGCTTACGGGATGACGGTCAAGCTCGTGATCAAGCTGCCCGAGACCGCCAACGCCAACGCGCGAACCGAGTTGTTCGACCTCACGCAAGGACGATCGGGCTTTCCCGATCTGTGA
- a CDS encoding H-NS family nucleoid-associated regulatory protein → MHQVQTLQAQLAELDRRIKAARSRERNAVLAQVRELVTGYALTAREIFGQGYSDRAKLFTVGVKYRDPATGATWSGRGRAPAWIVGRDRTAFLIRE, encoded by the coding sequence ATGCATCAAGTGCAGACACTGCAAGCCCAGCTTGCGGAACTCGATCGGCGCATCAAGGCGGCACGGAGCCGCGAACGCAATGCGGTGCTGGCGCAGGTACGAGAACTCGTCACAGGCTACGCGCTGACCGCGCGGGAAATCTTCGGGCAGGGTTACAGCGATCGCGCGAAGCTGTTCACCGTCGGCGTGAAGTATCGCGACCCGGCAACCGGTGCGACATGGAGCGGGCGCGGCCGCGCACCCGCCTGGATCGTCGGGCGCGACCGCACCGCGTTCCTGATCCGGGAGTAA